One genomic segment of Ctenopharyngodon idella isolate HZGC_01 chromosome 7, HZGC01, whole genome shotgun sequence includes these proteins:
- the LOC127515314 gene encoding histone H2A-like isoform X1 codes for MSGRGKTGGKARAKAKSRSSRAGLQFPVGRVHRLLRKGNYAQRVGAGAPVYLAAVLEYLTAEILELAGNAARDNKKTRIIPRHLQLAVRNDEELNKLLGGVTIAQGGVLPNIQAVLLPKKTEKTAKAK; via the coding sequence ATGAGTGGACGAGGAAAAACCGGTGGAAAGGCTCGTGCCAAAGCTAAGAGTCGCTCTTCCAGGGCAGGACTGCAGTTCCCTGTTGGCCGTGTTCACAGGCTTCTCCGCAAAGGCAACTATGCCCAGCGCGTTGGTGCTGGTGCTCCGGTTTATTTGGCCGCTGTGCTCGAGTATCTCACTGCTGAGATCCTGGAGTTGGCTGGAAACGCCGCTCGCGACAACAAGAAGACCCGTATCATTCCTCGTCACCTGCAGCTGGCGGTGCGCAACGACGAGGAGTTGAACAAGCTTCTGGGTGGCGTGACCATCGCTCAGGGTGGTGTGCTGCCCAACATTCAGGCCGTACTGCTGCCCAAGAAAACCGAGAAGACCGCGAAGGCCAAGTAA
- the LOC127515314 gene encoding histone H2A-like isoform X2, translating to MSGRGKTGGKARAKAKSRSSRAGLQFPILELAGNAARDNKKTRIIPRHLQLAVRNDEELNKLLGGVTIAQGGVLPNIQAVLLPKKTEKTAKAK from the exons ATGAGTGGACGAGGAAAAACCGGTGGAAAGGCTCGTGCCAAAGCTAAGAGTCGCTCTTCCAGGGCAGGACTGCAGTTCCCT ATCCTGGAGTTGGCTGGAAACGCCGCTCGCGACAACAAGAAGACCCGTATCATTCCTCGTCACCTGCAGCTGGCGGTGCGCAACGACGAGGAGTTGAACAAGCTTCTGGGTGGCGTGACCATCGCTCAGGGTGGTGTGCTGCCCAACATTCAGGCCGTACTGCTGCCCAAGAAAACCGAGAAGACCGCGAAGGCCAAGTAA